The following proteins come from a genomic window of Alicyclobacillus dauci:
- a CDS encoding efflux RND transporter permease subunit translates to MKIANLSIRRPVTITMIMIAVVIVGIFSVFQLPEELFPKLNLPVAAVATSWSGASPQEVEQQITNPIEQGLQSLSGVSQIQSTSTQGSSLVIVEFNYGTNISDEVNQMRSVVSRVQGQLPSDAGAPSVEQFNPDSMPIMTLSVYGNASQQTISDVASNIVQPALQHLNGVAGATESGNLTRQININVKSDKLQFYHLSVQQVVQALQGDNLSADAGQVQKGSLLIPLHVNGQFTSPSDLANVPVPVGNGGSIRLQDVADIQDGNKTVTLISTVNGAPAVTFSITQSSDANTVRVSDAVQSEVKQLQSQLPQGIHLSVLTDSAQSVRDTVNTVVNHTILGFFFGVLIILLILRSVRTTVVVAVAIPIATLATFALMYFSKLSLNSITLGSLAVGLGSLVDFSIVVLESIFRFRQSGMDSITAAKEGTREVGLAVVVAALAQICVFAPSIFVPGIAGQFFHPLSMTVSFSHIAALFVALTFTPMLASRLLRGRRFEVQETIPGIGGTPFRAWAPFDWFGRGMYDVTRAYRHVLEWSLNHRKSIVLGTTGMFLLSIFLVPAIGFELVPNVGNKEMSISIKTADGSDLNSTNRVAQQVEALAKQHMKGIQQIVAQIGGNSYSDLGATNQATLDLTFNNSVTNQYVNQMTHDFGDVVQNIPGAEILVTPGSANGSGPGSNSISVQIQGPDTNTLRILSGQVEKLMKQTPGLEYVDNQTATGTPDYQLNISQTALQQYGLTEQQIEAALRSAFQGTKASTFYQGNKEYDIVVQLPKSFSQNLNNLSQVTVTNNSGQLVPMTQLGTITASQEPPQIDHVDDVRSVTVTATPYGVTSGRVQATLGKELKTIHVPQGYYVGFGQNGAFLKNAFIGLIAAFGFSILLLYMLMASLFEAILTPLVIMFCLPPTFIGAALGLFITHRSMNIDSAIGVIMVMGLIANNAIVLIDYTNQLRKRGRTLREALVEAGPIRLRPILMSTLTTVLAMMPLVIGYGAGAETLASMATVIAFGLTFSTLVTLVLIPVVYVILDNWIARLRRRFGRARSSSSAAVGDSSGLGM, encoded by the coding sequence GTGAAAATAGCGAATCTCTCTATTCGACGTCCCGTGACCATCACCATGATCATGATAGCCGTGGTCATCGTCGGGATATTTTCCGTTTTCCAATTGCCGGAGGAGTTGTTCCCCAAACTCAATTTACCGGTGGCCGCTGTGGCGACGTCCTGGTCCGGTGCTTCTCCGCAGGAAGTGGAGCAGCAGATTACCAACCCGATTGAGCAGGGGCTGCAAAGCCTTTCTGGTGTTTCACAGATCCAGTCGACATCGACGCAAGGCAGCAGCCTTGTCATTGTAGAGTTCAATTACGGCACAAACATAAGTGACGAAGTCAATCAGATGAGAAGTGTTGTTTCTCGTGTCCAAGGGCAACTCCCAAGTGATGCAGGGGCACCTTCTGTTGAACAGTTCAATCCGGATAGTATGCCGATTATGACGTTGTCCGTTTACGGGAACGCGTCTCAGCAAACCATCAGTGATGTGGCTAGCAACATTGTCCAACCTGCGCTGCAGCATTTGAATGGTGTTGCAGGGGCAACTGAATCCGGAAACTTGACGCGGCAGATCAACATCAATGTCAAGTCGGACAAGCTGCAGTTTTACCATCTATCGGTTCAACAAGTTGTACAAGCCTTACAGGGAGACAATTTGTCGGCAGATGCTGGGCAGGTCCAGAAGGGTTCCTTGCTCATTCCGCTCCACGTCAACGGACAGTTTACGTCGCCTTCGGATCTTGCGAATGTGCCTGTGCCGGTGGGGAATGGCGGATCGATCCGGCTTCAAGACGTCGCTGACATCCAAGACGGGAATAAGACGGTGACACTGATATCCACCGTCAACGGCGCACCAGCGGTGACGTTTTCCATCACGCAGTCGAGCGACGCGAATACGGTTCGTGTGTCGGACGCAGTTCAAAGCGAGGTCAAACAGCTTCAATCCCAGTTGCCGCAAGGGATCCATTTATCCGTCCTCACGGACAGTGCACAGAGTGTCCGAGATACCGTGAACACGGTCGTTAACCATACGATTCTCGGATTCTTCTTTGGTGTCTTGATTATTTTGCTGATTTTGCGCAGCGTGCGGACGACCGTTGTCGTGGCTGTGGCCATTCCTATCGCGACGTTGGCCACGTTCGCCCTCATGTACTTCAGCAAACTTTCGTTAAACTCTATCACGTTAGGCAGTTTGGCCGTCGGCCTTGGCTCCCTTGTCGACTTTTCGATTGTCGTCCTAGAGAGTATTTTCCGTTTTCGACAGTCGGGCATGGACTCCATTACGGCAGCGAAGGAGGGGACAAGGGAAGTCGGATTGGCTGTTGTCGTCGCGGCTTTGGCGCAAATTTGTGTTTTTGCTCCGTCCATTTTCGTTCCCGGCATCGCGGGCCAGTTCTTCCATCCCCTCTCGATGACGGTCAGCTTTTCACATATTGCCGCTTTGTTTGTGGCTCTCACGTTTACGCCGATGTTGGCTTCCAGGCTGTTGCGCGGTCGCCGCTTTGAAGTGCAGGAGACGATTCCGGGGATAGGTGGAACGCCGTTTCGCGCCTGGGCTCCGTTCGATTGGTTTGGCCGGGGCATGTACGATGTGACGCGTGCCTACAGGCATGTCCTCGAGTGGAGTTTGAACCATCGAAAAAGCATCGTTCTTGGTACGACGGGGATGTTTCTTCTCTCCATTTTCCTTGTCCCGGCCATCGGATTTGAGTTGGTTCCGAATGTCGGGAACAAGGAAATGTCCATCTCTATTAAGACCGCGGACGGATCGGATCTCAACTCGACGAATCGTGTTGCTCAGCAGGTTGAAGCACTAGCGAAACAACACATGAAGGGCATCCAGCAGATTGTTGCGCAGATTGGCGGGAATTCGTACAGTGACCTTGGCGCGACAAATCAAGCGACACTCGATCTCACCTTCAACAACAGCGTCACCAACCAGTATGTCAATCAGATGACACACGATTTTGGCGACGTTGTGCAAAACATCCCTGGAGCAGAGATATTGGTCACGCCGGGGTCTGCGAACGGGAGCGGGCCGGGATCGAACAGCATTTCCGTGCAGATTCAAGGCCCAGATACGAATACGCTGCGAATTTTGAGCGGTCAAGTTGAGAAGTTGATGAAGCAGACACCAGGCCTCGAGTACGTCGATAACCAGACAGCGACAGGCACGCCCGACTACCAATTGAACATCAGCCAAACTGCTTTGCAGCAGTATGGCTTAACGGAGCAGCAGATAGAGGCAGCTCTGCGATCGGCATTCCAGGGAACGAAAGCGTCCACGTTCTATCAAGGCAACAAAGAGTACGACATTGTCGTGCAGTTGCCAAAGTCATTTTCACAAAACCTGAACAACCTGTCGCAAGTGACGGTGACGAACAACAGTGGTCAACTGGTGCCGATGACACAGCTCGGAACTATCACGGCATCGCAGGAACCACCGCAGATCGATCACGTCGACGACGTCCGATCCGTCACCGTCACGGCAACCCCGTACGGCGTGACATCCGGCCGTGTGCAAGCAACGTTGGGGAAAGAATTGAAAACCATTCACGTCCCCCAGGGATACTACGTTGGCTTTGGGCAGAATGGTGCATTCTTAAAGAATGCTTTCATCGGGCTGATCGCGGCCTTTGGCTTCTCTATCTTGCTTCTGTACATGCTGATGGCCAGCCTATTTGAGGCGATTTTGACACCGCTCGTCATCATGTTCTGTTTGCCGCCAACCTTCATTGGCGCCGCACTCGGACTCTTCATCACACACCGATCCATGAACATCGACTCCGCGATTGGCGTGATCATGGTGATGGGCCTCATTGCAAATAACGCCATCGTCCTCATTGACTACACGAATCAGTTGCGCAAGCGCGGGCGAACACTGCGCGAGGCGCTCGTCGAGGCGGGGCCGATTCGTCTGCGGCCTATTTTGATGTCGACGTTAACCACGGTCCTAGCGATGATGCCGCTCGTTATTGGCTATGGCGCGGGGGCCGAGACGCTCGCTTCAATGGCTACGGTTATCGCATTTGGACTGACGTTCTCCACACTAGTCACATTGGTCCTGATACCTGTGGTGTACGTCATACTGGACAACTGGATAGCGCGGCTTAGACGGCGATTTGGTCGGGCACGAAGTTCCTCATCCGCCGCAGTTGGGGATTCTTCCGGCCTAGGCATGTAG
- a CDS encoding efflux RND transporter periplasmic adaptor subunit, which produces MTTALTRMDTGEPNLRLAKKQALPPLAVSVQTIELTSQSIGNTYIGTITPYIQTSLAPSASGKLAQLNVRVGQTVTAGQSLASLDNAQYVPQQNAAEQASASLVSAQQQYADAQALYNDNLSAEQQVSSAQNALTQQTAALKNAQLGLQKAQLAQKQTMDGTATTQAEQDALQQNVTANQQALTSAQQQLTISQSNLTISKQNLDDAKAEYGSITQTEVQQGYQKYSSALSLYQHWQESGYVGQNPYQANMDATNAVYTSLKQGYDTLQQDQQQHNQGVQAVAQAQAGISQAEANLANAQKGVADAVPPASDSVTAQQADLAVQEAQAALAQAQAQYKAAVASLDLSKKIAADKTQAKQTLDNAANALRQDQVQADTAQRSLQVQIKDGQVVSPISGVVQSVGAQVGQQVGPQTTLITIASTNPTMATIDVPESDIGKMHKNDNVNITVPSLNQTFQGKVFAIHPQLTTATNQYPVDVVLNGSHSGLLPGLQVQGQLTNNAAKKVILVPADAVLSLQSGAEEVFVEQNGVVHSRIVQVGAMSSTQYEITDGLKVGDQIVVQGQNLLSDGDKVKVVSKDGSKGGSN; this is translated from the coding sequence ATGACTACGGCCCTTACACGGATGGATACCGGGGAGCCAAATTTGCGATTAGCGAAGAAGCAAGCATTGCCGCCACTCGCTGTTAGTGTGCAAACTATCGAACTCACCAGCCAGTCTATCGGAAATACATATATCGGTACCATCACACCTTACATTCAAACCTCACTGGCACCCTCTGCCTCCGGCAAGCTGGCGCAATTAAACGTACGTGTAGGCCAGACCGTCACGGCAGGTCAGTCCCTTGCGTCGCTTGATAACGCTCAATACGTTCCACAGCAAAATGCGGCTGAGCAAGCAAGCGCCAGTCTGGTCAGTGCACAGCAACAGTACGCGGATGCACAGGCGCTGTACAATGATAACTTAAGTGCTGAACAGCAGGTTTCCTCCGCCCAAAATGCCTTGACGCAGCAAACAGCAGCGTTGAAGAACGCACAACTCGGTCTTCAGAAGGCGCAGTTGGCACAAAAGCAAACGATGGATGGCACGGCGACCACGCAAGCCGAGCAGGATGCACTTCAGCAGAACGTCACCGCAAATCAGCAAGCATTGACGTCCGCCCAACAACAGCTGACCATTTCCCAAAGCAATTTGACCATTTCGAAACAGAATTTGGATGATGCCAAAGCTGAGTACGGTTCTATCACTCAGACTGAGGTCCAGCAAGGTTACCAGAAGTATTCATCTGCATTATCTCTTTACCAACATTGGCAAGAAAGTGGATATGTTGGTCAGAATCCATATCAAGCTAACATGGATGCTACCAATGCTGTGTATACGAGCTTAAAGCAGGGTTACGATACGCTCCAACAGGATCAGCAGCAACATAACCAAGGGGTTCAAGCAGTGGCTCAGGCACAGGCGGGTATTTCGCAAGCGGAGGCCAATTTGGCAAACGCCCAGAAAGGTGTGGCAGACGCCGTACCACCGGCAAGTGACAGTGTAACCGCACAGCAAGCGGATCTCGCAGTACAGGAAGCACAGGCTGCACTCGCGCAAGCGCAAGCTCAATACAAAGCGGCTGTTGCTTCGCTTGATTTGTCGAAGAAAATAGCGGCGGACAAAACACAGGCAAAACAGACGTTGGATAATGCTGCAAATGCGCTTCGACAGGACCAGGTTCAAGCGGATACTGCACAGCGATCCCTCCAAGTACAAATAAAAGACGGACAGGTTGTGTCGCCTATTTCCGGTGTCGTTCAGTCTGTGGGTGCGCAGGTCGGTCAACAGGTTGGACCACAGACGACGCTCATCACTATCGCCTCTACCAACCCCACGATGGCAACCATCGATGTCCCGGAATCCGATATTGGCAAGATGCACAAAAACGACAATGTGAACATAACGGTTCCGAGTCTCAATCAGACGTTCCAAGGGAAGGTCTTCGCTATTCACCCGCAATTGACAACGGCTACGAACCAGTACCCGGTCGACGTCGTGTTGAACGGGAGTCATTCTGGTTTGCTGCCGGGGTTGCAGGTTCAAGGTCAGTTGACGAACAACGCTGCGAAAAAGGTGATCCTCGTTCCAGCCGATGCCGTACTCAGTTTGCAAAGCGGTGCGGAGGAAGTCTTTGTTGAGCAGAACGGAGTTGTGCATAGTCGGATTGTCCAGGTCGGAGCGATGTCCAGTACACAATATGAAATTACTGATGGTCTCAAAGTAGGGGATCAGATAGTTGTTCAAGGGCAGAACTTACTCTCGGATGGAGACAAGGTCAAGGTTGTGTCGAAGGATGGGTCCAAGGGCGGATCGAATTGA
- a CDS encoding ABC transporter ATP-binding protein, with amino-acid sequence MRPLIEIHDLYREYAIGGQTIRALDGIDLTIDQGEFVAIMGPSGSGKSTAMNMIGCLDTPTSGQYVIDGYDVTSLSEDQLAEIRNRKIGFVFQNFNLLPKTTALENVELPMMYAGVPARVRRQRAVEALERVGLGSRMHNRPNELSGGQQQRVSIARALVNQPVLLLADEPTGALDSHTTEEILRLFEELHEQGNTIVIVTHEDEVGRHAKRIVRFRDGRIESDHAAAAKEAVTPHVD; translated from the coding sequence ATGCGGCCGCTCATTGAGATTCACGACTTGTATCGGGAATACGCCATCGGTGGTCAAACCATTCGTGCTCTGGACGGGATCGATCTCACCATCGACCAAGGTGAATTCGTTGCTATTATGGGTCCGTCGGGATCGGGCAAGTCGACGGCGATGAATATGATTGGCTGTTTGGATACGCCGACGTCGGGCCAGTACGTCATCGACGGATATGACGTGACGTCACTCTCTGAGGATCAGTTGGCGGAGATTCGCAACCGCAAGATTGGCTTTGTCTTTCAGAATTTTAATTTGCTGCCGAAGACGACGGCGCTCGAAAACGTGGAGTTGCCCATGATGTATGCGGGGGTTCCTGCACGTGTACGGCGGCAACGGGCTGTTGAGGCACTGGAGCGGGTCGGGCTGGGCAGTCGGATGCACAACCGGCCGAATGAGCTGTCAGGTGGTCAGCAGCAGCGCGTGTCTATCGCGAGGGCACTTGTGAATCAACCTGTCCTCCTGCTGGCCGACGAGCCGACGGGCGCGCTCGACAGCCATACTACCGAGGAGATTCTCCGGCTGTTTGAGGAGCTGCATGAGCAGGGGAACACCATCGTCATCGTCACGCATGAAGATGAAGTTGGGCGACATGCAAAGCGGATTGTGCGGTTTCGTGACGGGCGGATCGAGTCGGATCACGCGGCGGCTGCAAAAGAGGCGGTGACTCCTCATGTGGATTGA
- a CDS encoding ABC transporter permease has protein sequence MWIEVFRVSWRSIRANKMRSFLTMLGIIIGVLAVILSSAIGMGAKDSVTKQVESLGSNVLTVMAGSTRSGGISQGMGTASTLTVSDANAISAQDPDVAYVAPLVSHNSQVVFGSNNTNTAIEGTNDQYPKIKDVTMAQGRFFLQQEVASSASVAVLGSNVAQTLFAGQGNPVGQTIQIQGIPFTVVGVAASQGSSGFTSQDDAIAIPITTAQNLLTGSNSVTQILVSAKSSDVMDQAQLEIESTLRVQHQLAGSASDDFGISNQATILSALSGISRILTLLLDGISAISLLVGGIGIMNIMLVSVTERTREIGIRKAIGAKRSIISSQFLLESVILSFTGAVMGIILGGAGAIVAAHVMGTGSLLSVSAIVLAAVFSIGIGVVFGVYPARKAANLKPIDALRFE, from the coding sequence ATGTGGATTGAAGTGTTTCGAGTCTCGTGGCGAAGCATTCGGGCAAACAAGATGCGATCTTTCCTCACCATGCTTGGCATCATCATCGGGGTGTTGGCCGTCATTTTGAGCTCCGCCATCGGTATGGGCGCGAAGGATAGTGTGACGAAGCAGGTGGAGAGTTTGGGATCGAACGTGCTGACGGTCATGGCGGGATCGACACGCAGCGGCGGCATCAGCCAAGGCATGGGGACGGCTTCGACGCTCACGGTGTCGGATGCGAACGCCATTTCCGCTCAGGATCCGGACGTTGCATATGTGGCGCCGCTTGTGTCACATAACTCGCAGGTCGTGTTCGGGAGCAACAACACGAACACTGCCATAGAGGGCACGAATGACCAGTATCCGAAGATCAAAGATGTCACTATGGCCCAGGGGCGCTTCTTTTTGCAGCAGGAGGTCGCTTCTTCCGCCTCTGTTGCCGTGCTAGGCAGTAATGTCGCACAGACTTTGTTCGCTGGCCAAGGGAATCCGGTAGGGCAAACGATACAGATTCAAGGTATTCCGTTCACGGTTGTCGGTGTGGCTGCCAGCCAAGGCTCGAGCGGATTTACGAGTCAGGATGACGCGATAGCCATCCCCATAACGACTGCGCAGAATTTGTTGACGGGATCGAACAGTGTGACTCAGATTCTCGTTTCGGCGAAGTCGTCAGACGTGATGGATCAGGCGCAGTTGGAAATTGAGTCGACATTGCGCGTCCAGCATCAGTTGGCCGGCAGTGCATCGGATGACTTCGGCATCAGCAACCAGGCGACGATTTTGAGCGCGCTCAGTGGGATTTCGCGGATTTTGACCCTGTTGCTTGATGGCATTTCGGCCATTTCGCTTCTCGTCGGGGGCATTGGCATTATGAACATCATGCTCGTGTCCGTGACGGAGCGTACACGGGAAATTGGCATTCGCAAGGCCATTGGCGCGAAACGGAGTATCATTTCGTCGCAGTTTTTGTTGGAGTCTGTGATTCTCAGCTTCACGGGCGCTGTGATGGGCATCATTCTCGGCGGTGCGGGCGCCATTGTCGCAGCGCATGTCATGGGGACGGGAAGCTTGCTGTCCGTGTCGGCCATCGTGTTGGCCGCGGTGTTCTCGATCGGGATCGGCGTGGTGTTTGGCGTTTATCCGGCACGGAAGGCGGCGAATTTGAAGCCGATTGATGCGCTGCGGTTTGAGTGA
- a CDS encoding tetratricopeptide repeat protein, with product MRKTMGTWGAVVLAVAILTGCSEANNVSLGNRTNSTMPTNSSVSTTAKSATSNQTMIVGGQQYEGKANLVRYEDKAKSNPKDAKAQVEAGIAAHVNGNDSAAINYYNQAIASDPKSALAYNNLGNIYLRDKNDAKAAINYYEKATQLDPSYGYGWWNLAIAEAQTKNNDAAKAALESGLKNVEKSDPTYKDLQAMQKELATAK from the coding sequence ATGCGTAAAACGATGGGGACATGGGGAGCAGTAGTGTTAGCTGTAGCTATTCTTACTGGATGTAGCGAAGCAAACAATGTATCCCTGGGAAATCGAACAAATTCTACGATGCCGACAAACTCGTCCGTATCGACGACAGCGAAGAGTGCAACAAGTAACCAAACCATGATTGTTGGTGGTCAACAGTATGAAGGAAAGGCCAATTTGGTTAGATACGAGGATAAAGCAAAAAGCAATCCGAAAGACGCAAAGGCACAGGTTGAAGCGGGGATTGCCGCGCACGTAAATGGGAATGATTCTGCGGCCATTAACTACTATAATCAGGCTATTGCTTCTGATCCGAAGTCGGCATTGGCTTACAATAACCTTGGTAACATTTATCTTCGCGACAAGAACGATGCCAAAGCTGCTATTAACTATTATGAAAAGGCAACCCAACTTGACCCAAGCTACGGTTATGGGTGGTGGAATTTGGCGATCGCGGAAGCTCAAACTAAGAACAATGATGCAGCGAAAGCTGCTTTGGAGAGCGGATTAAAGAACGTTGAGAAATCTGATCCAACGTATAAGGATCTCCAGGCAATGCAGAAAGAATTGGCTACTGCCAAGTGA
- a CDS encoding tetratricopeptide repeat protein, which yields MRKTWIGAIGLAALAVSVVSGCSTTGGTANNTVSSNSNSAGAPSAKTTPTKSQQGGNMIVGAKQYEGKSNLTKYEDAAKSKPSDAQAQIDAGIASHVNGNDTQAIAYYKKAISIDPKSALAYTNLGNIYLRDKHDAKTAVGYYQKATQADPTYGFGWLNLEIAESELGNKTAAKAAVEDGLKQVKQSDPAYKSLEQIQKQMNSTK from the coding sequence ATGCGTAAAACTTGGATTGGTGCCATCGGATTAGCCGCCTTGGCCGTTTCGGTTGTCAGCGGGTGCAGTACGACGGGTGGTACAGCCAACAATACGGTTTCTAGTAATAGCAACAGTGCTGGAGCGCCGTCAGCCAAAACGACGCCGACGAAATCGCAACAGGGCGGCAACATGATTGTTGGGGCAAAGCAATATGAAGGTAAGTCGAATCTCACCAAATATGAAGATGCAGCAAAGAGTAAGCCCAGTGATGCACAGGCGCAGATCGATGCGGGTATTGCCAGCCACGTAAACGGAAATGATACGCAGGCCATCGCGTATTACAAGAAGGCTATCTCAATCGATCCGAAATCCGCCCTGGCTTATACGAACCTGGGAAATATCTATCTTCGCGATAAGCACGACGCGAAGACGGCAGTTGGGTATTACCAGAAGGCAACGCAGGCTGACCCGACTTACGGCTTTGGTTGGTTGAACCTTGAGATTGCCGAATCCGAGTTGGGTAACAAAACGGCGGCAAAGGCAGCTGTTGAGGACGGGTTGAAACAAGTGAAACAGTCTGACCCTGCCTATAAGTCCTTGGAGCAGATCCAAAAGCAAATGAATTCAACAAAGTAA
- a CDS encoding HlyD family efflux transporter periplasmic adaptor subunit, giving the protein MSISPQEKAEFVKPLFKKSRRKWLYGGAALVVVLGVGIPVTMAKLKTNTSISPSQLYTVGYGTVTQDVSTSGTIQAPTELDLNFQGSHTGLLTSISAKIGQKVKAGQVLAKIDDSNERVQVAQAEAGVKQANASLSAANAKLAQDEQGTTTAQLSTDKLAVQKAQTALSQAQQQYQDQLATYNDRTSAQAQLQSAQNAVTQAQQALNATTDTALATDQQKLTTDQATLQQDTQALQNAKSQYGDVTQQQVQAAYEKYDAELQLANHWAESGYTGSNPYSTAVSTYQSEYSDLNTAYTQVQDAQTKVTQDQQSVATDQANIANDQSNASQSQQKAQEAYNEAQQNLQLAQQQYNDRTSEKQSLDNAKNAVTNAQEALQSAQLTLKNDEQPATQATIASDESQVASAQASVQNAQANLQSAQLADAETILKAPIDGIITQMNGQVGEDPSKASSSSSSSSSSSGSSGFIVMDDANAQDLQVNLQVSESQIGSVKPGDPITVTVPAYPNQTFKGTITQVYPMPQTVSNVTQYTVMATVDNSSGNLKPGMSASVSIQTAQKSNVVTVPAIALHQMGSMEGVYVYGGSAATGSGKAGRSVSGTSGNQAASGWSGRAGGSNSTGGHAWSGGSGSGFGGSGSGFSGAGTAGSRSSSGGTSSKSKSNLPAGVHFQPVQVGLMGSNSVEITGGLQTGEKILLVLPGQTASAIVSQSSSGGFGFGGAGGRSFAGGGGGGSRSGGKG; this is encoded by the coding sequence ATGAGCATTTCTCCACAGGAAAAAGCGGAGTTTGTCAAACCGTTATTTAAAAAATCCCGGCGGAAATGGCTTTATGGAGGGGCAGCGCTTGTCGTTGTCCTTGGTGTCGGAATTCCGGTGACCATGGCCAAGTTAAAGACAAACACATCCATCTCGCCTAGCCAGCTTTATACCGTTGGATACGGGACCGTAACGCAAGATGTCAGTACCTCCGGTACGATTCAGGCACCCACTGAACTTGACTTGAACTTCCAGGGTTCGCACACTGGATTACTGACCAGTATTTCTGCGAAGATTGGCCAGAAGGTCAAAGCAGGCCAAGTATTGGCCAAGATTGATGATTCGAATGAGAGAGTTCAGGTGGCACAAGCTGAGGCCGGTGTGAAGCAGGCGAACGCGAGCTTGAGTGCTGCAAATGCCAAGCTTGCCCAAGACGAGCAGGGGACAACCACTGCACAGCTTTCAACGGATAAGTTAGCTGTACAAAAAGCTCAAACGGCTCTCAGTCAAGCTCAGCAGCAATATCAGGATCAATTGGCTACATATAATGATAGAACGAGTGCGCAGGCACAGTTGCAAAGTGCTCAGAACGCGGTCACTCAGGCTCAACAGGCGTTAAACGCGACTACAGACACTGCTCTAGCGACTGATCAGCAAAAACTCACCACGGACCAGGCCACGCTTCAGCAGGACACGCAAGCACTGCAAAATGCGAAATCACAGTACGGAGACGTAACTCAACAGCAGGTCCAGGCTGCGTACGAGAAGTATGACGCGGAATTGCAACTGGCGAATCACTGGGCGGAAAGCGGCTATACGGGATCTAACCCATACTCAACCGCCGTCAGCACCTATCAAAGTGAATACAGCGACTTGAACACAGCTTATACACAAGTTCAGGATGCTCAGACCAAGGTGACTCAGGACCAGCAGTCTGTCGCAACAGACCAGGCCAATATAGCGAATGATCAAAGTAATGCCTCACAAAGCCAACAAAAAGCCCAGGAGGCATACAACGAGGCGCAGCAGAATCTTCAGTTGGCACAGCAGCAATACAACGATAGGACCAGTGAGAAGCAGTCACTCGATAACGCCAAGAATGCTGTGACGAATGCGCAAGAGGCGCTGCAAAGTGCGCAATTGACACTCAAAAACGATGAGCAACCGGCGACACAGGCGACGATCGCTTCCGATGAGTCACAGGTTGCAAGTGCACAGGCTTCTGTGCAGAACGCGCAGGCAAACCTTCAATCTGCACAGTTGGCTGATGCGGAGACGATATTGAAGGCGCCGATTGACGGCATTATTACGCAGATGAATGGGCAAGTGGGCGAGGACCCGAGCAAGGCTAGCAGTAGTTCTAGTAGTTCAAGCTCATCCTCTGGTTCCAGTGGCTTTATCGTCATGGATGATGCAAACGCACAGGATCTGCAGGTGAATCTCCAAGTGAGCGAGTCTCAAATCGGTTCGGTTAAACCGGGCGATCCGATCACGGTGACCGTACCCGCTTACCCAAATCAGACTTTCAAGGGCACCATTACGCAGGTCTACCCGATGCCCCAAACGGTTTCGAATGTGACCCAATACACGGTGATGGCCACCGTTGACAACTCATCTGGCAATTTGAAGCCTGGAATGTCAGCAAGTGTGTCCATTCAGACGGCTCAGAAGTCGAATGTCGTCACCGTGCCAGCCATTGCGCTCCATCAGATGGGGTCCATGGAAGGCGTCTACGTCTATGGCGGTAGTGCGGCAACCGGGAGTGGGAAAGCCGGCAGAAGCGTCTCCGGCACATCTGGGAATCAGGCTGCGAGTGGATGGTCGGGTCGTGCGGGCGGATCGAACTCGACAGGTGGACATGCGTGGTCGGGCGGTTCTGGATCGGGCTTTGGAGGCAGCGGTTCAGGCTTTAGCGGTGCCGGGACTGCTGGCTCGCGGTCCAGCAGCGGGGGAACGAGTTCAAAGAGCAAGTCCAACCTCCCGGCGGGGGTACACTTCCAACCTGTCCAGGTCGGCCTGATGGGTTCGAACTCTGTTGAGATCACCGGAGGTTTGCAGACGGGTGAGAAGATTCTGCTGGTACTCCCAGGTCAGACAGCGTCTGCGATTGTTTCGCAGAGTAGTAGCGGCGGCTTTGGATTCGGTGGTGCTGGAGGTCGCAGCTTCGCTGGCGGCGGAGGCGGCGGCAGTCGATCTGGAGGTAAAGGCTAA